A section of the Candidatus Thorarchaeota archaeon genome encodes:
- a CDS encoding type II toxin-antitoxin system VapC family toxin, which yields MIIVDSNIWAYYFDVTQPEHVSVIQPLESLLHRSQAAISAVIALETFHYLIKRLGPRVGAEKARIFMGYKMPLYELDLATVELTVEKLSQFTQLGIGGRDASILATMEQEGIKKIMTHDSAFKRVDTIKVIDPIQ from the coding sequence ATGATCATCGTTGACTCAAACATATGGGCGTATTATTTTGATGTCACCCAACCCGAACATGTTTCAGTCATTCAACCATTGGAATCCCTATTGCACAGAAGTCAAGCGGCTATTAGTGCAGTCATTGCTCTTGAGACATTTCATTATCTTATCAAGCGTCTAGGCCCTCGGGTGGGGGCTGAAAAAGCACGAATCTTTATGGGATATAAGATGCCTCTCTACGAACTAGATCTGGCGACTGTCGAACTCACAGTCGAAAAACTTAGCCAATTCACACAGCTTGGGATCGGGGGTCGTGATGCATCGATTCTGGCCACTATGGAACAGGAAGGAATTAAGAAAATAATGACTCACGACTCTGCGTTCAAACGAGTGGATACCATCAAGGTAATCGATCCGATACAATAA